The following proteins are co-located in the Polystyrenella longa genome:
- the acpP gene encoding acyl carrier protein: MSDSIEEKVHTIVSEQLGVPREEVKRESHFIEDLKADSLDIVEMVMEFEESFEITIPDDDYDKIRTVGDAIDYIEEKS; encoded by the coding sequence GTGTCCGATAGTATTGAAGAAAAAGTCCACACCATTGTTAGCGAGCAGTTGGGCGTTCCCAGAGAAGAAGTTAAACGGGAAAGCCACTTCATTGAGGACTTGAAAGCAGATTCACTGGACATCGTTGAGATGGTCATGGAATTCGAAGAATCCTTCGAAATCACGATCCCCGACGATGACTATGACAAAATTCGCACCGTCGGTGACGCTATCGACTATATCGAGGAGAAGTCGTAG
- the fabF gene encoding beta-ketoacyl-ACP synthase II yields MRKRVVVTGTGVVTSLATEVNEFWDSICASKSGIGPIERFDTSEFKINFGGEVKNFNPTEHMSIPAKEVRRLDRFVQFGMVAANQAVTQSGLDFTKGDACRYGVLVGSGVGGLQEIETQHNTLYDRGPRKLSPFMIPKMMVNACSGNISVHWGLKGPNSAVATACASANNAIGDAFRLIQFGMADTMVTGGAEAAVTAMGLGGFARMNALSNRVDNPQAASRPFDSGRDGFVLSEGAGIVILEEYEFAKNRGANILAEIVGYGMSADASHMTAPDPLGRGAAHAMTMALRDADLAPEDIDYINAHGTSTPLGDKAETNAVKSVYGEYARNGLAVSSTKSQVGHLLGASGGVEFVVSTFALQNQVAPPTINLDDPDPDCDLDYIPHEARQMKIDCIMSNSFGFGGHNASLVLKRI; encoded by the coding sequence ATGAGGAAGCGCGTTGTAGTAACAGGAACTGGAGTCGTTACCAGTCTGGCTACGGAAGTCAACGAGTTCTGGGATTCGATCTGCGCCTCAAAAAGCGGGATCGGGCCCATTGAACGATTTGACACATCCGAGTTCAAGATCAACTTCGGTGGTGAAGTCAAAAACTTCAACCCTACCGAGCATATGTCGATTCCAGCGAAAGAGGTCCGTCGATTGGACCGCTTTGTGCAATTCGGAATGGTGGCAGCCAATCAGGCCGTCACGCAATCCGGATTGGATTTCACAAAGGGGGATGCCTGTCGATACGGAGTTCTCGTCGGTAGTGGAGTAGGGGGTCTTCAAGAAATTGAGACTCAACACAACACGCTGTACGATCGCGGTCCGCGCAAACTGTCTCCCTTCATGATTCCCAAAATGATGGTGAATGCCTGCAGTGGCAACATCTCCGTCCATTGGGGCCTGAAAGGACCAAACAGCGCTGTTGCGACTGCGTGTGCCTCTGCCAACAATGCCATTGGTGATGCCTTCCGACTAATTCAGTTCGGTATGGCCGATACGATGGTCACGGGTGGAGCAGAAGCGGCCGTTACTGCAATGGGTCTGGGCGGTTTCGCCCGGATGAACGCGCTTTCCAATCGTGTCGACAATCCTCAAGCTGCCTCTCGACCATTCGATTCAGGCCGTGACGGTTTCGTGCTTTCTGAAGGTGCGGGAATCGTTATCTTGGAAGAGTATGAATTCGCCAAGAATCGGGGAGCTAACATCCTCGCCGAAATTGTCGGATACGGTATGTCAGCTGATGCATCGCACATGACAGCTCCTGATCCGCTGGGTCGCGGAGCGGCACATGCGATGACGATGGCTTTAAGAGACGCAGATCTTGCACCTGAAGACATTGATTACATCAACGCACACGGGACAAGTACACCACTGGGTGACAAAGCTGAAACGAATGCAGTGAAATCTGTATACGGTGAGTACGCCCGGAACGGACTTGCAGTCTCCAGCACTAAAAGCCAGGTCGGTCACTTACTCGGAGCATCAGGTGGAGTTGAATTTGTCGTCTCCACTTTCGCTCTACAGAATCAAGTTGCACCACCGACAATCAATCTGGACGACCCGGATCCGGATTGTGATCTTGATTACATTCCGCACGAAGCTCGCCAAATGAAGATTGATTGCATCATGAGCAACAGCTTTGGTTTTGGTGGACACAATGCCTCTCTGGTCCTCAAACGAATTTGA
- the fabD gene encoding ACP S-malonyltransferase, translated as MAKIAFLFPGQGAQHVGMGKQLAEKIPAARKLYDQANEILGFDLAKLCFEGPAEELDSTVISQPALFVTSLAALEMLRADSPEIALSCEMAAGLSLGEYTALVFAGALSFEDGLKVVQRRGQAMQQAADKTPSGMVSALLLKPEQIAEVVEAASAHGQIQVANLLCPGNTVLSGTNAACEVAADLIAEKGGKAIPLAVAGAFHTDLMKPADLQLSEALAGVEIKSPEIPVVSNVDAATHTEPDDIRELLVRQVVSPVLWEKSMQSMLDAGVDEFYEIGPGKVLKGLLKRLNRKIACTTINDTP; from the coding sequence ATGGCAAAAATTGCGTTTCTATTCCCTGGACAGGGAGCCCAACATGTCGGCATGGGCAAGCAACTGGCCGAGAAAATTCCGGCCGCCCGTAAACTGTATGATCAGGCAAACGAAATCCTCGGGTTTGATCTCGCCAAACTTTGCTTTGAAGGCCCGGCAGAAGAGCTCGACTCGACTGTAATCAGCCAACCCGCACTATTTGTCACTAGTCTGGCCGCACTGGAAATGCTTCGCGCCGACTCTCCTGAAATCGCGCTTTCCTGCGAAATGGCCGCTGGCCTCAGCCTGGGTGAATACACCGCCCTGGTCTTCGCTGGTGCACTTTCTTTCGAAGACGGTTTAAAGGTCGTTCAGCGTCGCGGACAGGCGATGCAGCAAGCGGCTGATAAAACTCCGTCTGGAATGGTCAGCGCTCTGTTGCTCAAACCGGAACAGATCGCAGAAGTCGTTGAAGCTGCTTCAGCTCATGGTCAGATTCAGGTTGCGAACCTCCTCTGTCCGGGCAATACGGTCCTTTCCGGAACAAACGCTGCTTGCGAAGTCGCTGCTGACCTGATTGCAGAGAAGGGTGGCAAAGCCATTCCACTCGCGGTCGCAGGTGCCTTCCATACCGATCTGATGAAACCAGCTGACTTACAGCTCTCGGAAGCGCTCGCCGGAGTGGAGATCAAATCCCCCGAGATTCCAGTTGTCTCCAACGTCGACGCCGCCACACATACCGAACCGGACGATATCCGCGAACTCCTGGTTCGACAGGTTGTCAGCCCCGTCCTCTGGGAGAAATCGATGCAGAGCATGCTTGATGCAGGCGTTGATGAATTCTACGAGATCGGTCCAGGCAAAGTTCTCAAAGGGCTTCTGAAGCGTCTCAATCGAAAAATCGCCTGCACAACGATAAACGATACGCCATAA